Proteins encoded together in one Campylobacter concisus window:
- a CDS encoding SMI1/KNR4 family protein has translation MFLKLDEIAQKLDQIFLPLEQEGMTGMRLLLQNDVKATAQALKNAQETLGINFPAKFTKLLSKFDLGNFEICNVKFGSRGDYASEIVRLNSIDEYGGKWWQGEARPLNLIVFAMGDPWIFLLDCTSGAVYAWLFGDEELCGRCIASDFEKLFIALASIDIARLNEETLPSTEQILKFVQADDKVLLFWQEMAYEI, from the coding sequence ATGTTTTTAAAGCTAGATGAAATCGCTCAAAAGTTAGATCAAATTTTCTTGCCACTAGAGCAAGAGGGTATGACTGGCATGAGACTCTTGCTTCAAAATGATGTTAAAGCCACCGCACAAGCACTTAAAAACGCACAAGAAACTCTTGGCATAAATTTTCCAGCTAAATTTACAAAGCTTTTAAGCAAATTTGACCTTGGAAATTTTGAAATTTGCAATGTCAAATTCGGCTCTAGAGGTGACTATGCAAGCGAGATAGTACGGCTAAATAGCATAGATGAGTACGGCGGCAAATGGTGGCAAGGTGAAGCTCGCCCTTTAAATTTGATAGTCTTTGCCATGGGTGATCCGTGGATATTTTTGCTTGATTGCACAAGTGGCGCGGTCTATGCATGGCTCTTTGGAGATGAGGAGCTTTGCGGTAGATGCATCGCAAGCGACTTTGAGAAATTGTTCATAGCACTTGCTAGCATCGATATAGCAAGGCTAAATGAAGAAACTCTGCCATCAACCGAGCAAATCCTAAAATTTGTCCAAGCAGACGATAAAGTCCTTCTTTTCTGGCAAGAGATGGCATATGAAATTTAG
- the thrS gene encoding threonine--tRNA ligase — protein MSDIIAYKLNGEIVDTQSIAGRESSAEPIYFDNSKEALHVIRHSCAHLMAQAIKSLYPKAKFFVGPNVEDGFYYDFRVDDEGTKLGESDLAAIEDKMKELAEKKFDIVKTCSTKANMSDKFKDDDLKQEVLKRIPDGEVSSYSQGDFEDLCRGPHLPNTKFLRFFKLTRVAGAYLGGDENREMLTRVYGTAYADKESLKEHIRIIEEAKKRDHRKLGVEMKLFTFDDEVGGGLPIWLPYGGRLRSKLEQILYKAHRDRGYEPVRGPELLKADVWKKSGHYANYKENMYFTTIDDVEYGIKPMNCVGHIKVYQSDIRSYRDLPLKFFEYGVVHRHEKSGVLHGLFRVREFAQDDSHIFCMPSQIKENILEILKFAGKIMENFGFNYEMEISTKPAKAIGGDEIWETATKALKEALDENGFKYGIDEGGGAFYGPKIDIKITDALKRKWQCGTIQVDFNLPERFDLGYIDANNERQRPVMLHRALLGSFERFIGILLEHTAGELPFFIAPTQVVIVPISDAHLDYAKEISRELRKINVDSEIASKNESLNKRIRTAEKQRVPMIVVLGDNEVANKSVALRDRQARTQSDMSLAEFINLTKEKLSEVHF, from the coding sequence ATGAGCGATATCATCGCATACAAACTAAATGGCGAAATAGTCGATACTCAAAGTATCGCAGGGCGCGAAAGTAGTGCTGAGCCTATCTATTTTGACAACTCAAAAGAGGCACTACACGTTATCAGACACTCCTGTGCACACCTCATGGCACAAGCTATCAAATCACTCTATCCAAAGGCGAAATTTTTTGTCGGACCAAACGTAGAAGATGGATTTTATTATGATTTTAGAGTTGATGATGAGGGCACGAAGCTAGGCGAGAGCGATCTAGCAGCGATCGAAGATAAGATGAAAGAGCTTGCTGAGAAGAAATTTGACATCGTCAAAACCTGCTCAACTAAAGCTAATATGAGCGATAAATTTAAAGATGACGATCTAAAACAAGAGGTCCTAAAAAGAATTCCAGATGGCGAAGTGAGTAGTTACTCGCAAGGCGATTTTGAAGATCTTTGCCGTGGACCACACCTGCCAAATACTAAATTTTTAAGATTTTTTAAGCTTACACGCGTAGCTGGGGCATATCTTGGCGGTGATGAGAATCGCGAGATGCTAACAAGGGTTTACGGCACAGCATATGCAGACAAAGAGAGCCTAAAAGAGCACATCCGCATCATCGAAGAGGCTAAAAAGCGCGACCACAGAAAGCTTGGCGTCGAGATGAAGCTATTTACATTTGACGACGAAGTGGGTGGCGGCCTACCGATCTGGCTACCATACGGCGGACGCTTGAGATCAAAACTAGAGCAAATTTTATACAAAGCTCACCGCGACCGTGGCTACGAGCCAGTGCGTGGGCCAGAGCTTTTAAAAGCTGACGTGTGGAAAAAGAGCGGCCACTACGCAAACTATAAAGAAAATATGTACTTTACGACTATTGACGACGTGGAGTATGGCATAAAGCCGATGAACTGCGTTGGTCACATCAAGGTTTATCAAAGCGACATCAGGTCTTACCGCGATCTACCGCTTAAATTTTTCGAGTACGGTGTGGTGCATCGTCACGAAAAAAGCGGTGTACTTCACGGACTTTTCAGGGTTCGAGAATTTGCGCAAGATGACTCGCATATCTTTTGTATGCCAAGCCAGATCAAAGAAAATATCCTAGAAATTTTAAAATTCGCCGGCAAGATAATGGAGAATTTTGGCTTTAACTACGAGATGGAAATTTCAACCAAGCCAGCCAAAGCGATCGGTGGCGATGAAATTTGGGAAACTGCGACCAAAGCACTAAAAGAAGCCCTTGATGAAAATGGCTTTAAATACGGCATCGACGAGGGCGGTGGCGCATTTTATGGACCAAAGATTGACATTAAAATCACTGACGCGCTAAAGCGAAAATGGCAGTGTGGCACTATCCAAGTGGACTTTAACCTACCAGAGCGCTTTGATCTAGGCTACATCGATGCAAACAACGAAAGACAGCGCCCTGTAATGCTTCACAGAGCCTTGCTTGGCAGTTTTGAGAGATTTATAGGAATTTTACTTGAGCACACTGCTGGTGAGTTGCCATTTTTCATCGCTCCTACGCAAGTCGTCATCGTGCCGATTAGCGACGCGCATTTAGACTACGCAAAAGAAATTTCACGCGAGCTAAGAAAGATTAACGTCGATAGCGAGATCGCAAGTAAAAATGAGAGTTTAAATAAAAGAATAAGAACGGCAGAAAAACAAAGGGTGCCTATGATAGTCGTGCTAGGAGACAACGAAGTAGCGAATAAGAGCGTTGCATTGCGCGACAGACAGGCTAGAACGCAGAGCGATATGAGCTTGGCGGAATTTATAAATTTAACGAAGGAGAAACTTAGTGAGGTACATTTTTGA
- the prfA gene encoding peptide chain release factor 1, with the protein MFADKLHPFLDRYNEISALLSDPNIANDIEKMTKLSKEQSSIEPVATAAKKYLQILNDIDENKALLEDTELGELAKDELKNLEISREKLEEEIKILLLPKDPNDDKNIFLEIRAGTGGDEAALFVGDLFNAYIRYAELRGYKFEIVSQSEGNTGGFKEIIVLIKGKGAYSRLKFEGGTHRVQRVPETESQGRVHTSAVTVAIMPEVEDSEIEINPNDIRVDVMRSSGHGGQSVNTTDSAVRITHIPTGLVVTNQDGKSQHKNKEAAMKVLKARLYELQEQERLAKETSERKSQVGTGDRSGRIRTYNYPQNRISDHRINLTLYRLDAIMAAGLFDEIVEPLITHYQAEAMLEAGI; encoded by the coding sequence ATGTTTGCTGATAAACTTCATCCATTTTTGGATCGCTATAATGAAATTTCTGCGCTTCTTAGCGATCCAAATATAGCAAACGATATCGAAAAGATGACAAAGCTCTCAAAAGAGCAATCATCTATCGAGCCAGTCGCAACTGCTGCAAAAAAATATCTACAAATTCTAAACGACATCGACGAGAACAAAGCCCTGCTTGAGGACACTGAACTTGGCGAGCTTGCAAAAGATGAGCTTAAAAATTTAGAAATTTCAAGAGAGAAGCTTGAAGAAGAGATCAAAATTTTACTTCTTCCAAAAGATCCAAACGATGATAAAAATATATTTTTAGAAATTCGCGCAGGTACTGGTGGCGATGAGGCTGCACTATTTGTTGGAGATCTTTTTAATGCTTACATTAGATATGCGGAGCTTCGAGGATATAAATTTGAGATCGTTAGCCAAAGCGAGGGTAACACTGGCGGCTTTAAAGAGATCATAGTGCTTATAAAAGGTAAAGGTGCTTACTCGAGGCTAAAATTTGAAGGTGGCACGCATAGAGTTCAGCGTGTGCCAGAGACCGAGAGCCAGGGCAGGGTGCACACTTCGGCTGTTACTGTGGCTATCATGCCAGAAGTCGAAGATAGCGAGATTGAGATCAATCCAAACGATATAAGAGTCGATGTTATGAGAAGCTCAGGCCACGGTGGCCAGTCGGTAAATACAACCGATAGTGCAGTTAGGATCACACACATACCAACAGGCCTTGTCGTGACAAACCAAGATGGTAAAAGCCAACACAAAAACAAAGAAGCTGCGATGAAGGTGCTAAAGGCTAGACTTTATGAGCTTCAAGAGCAAGAGAGGCTTGCAAAAGAGACTAGTGAGCGAAAGAGCCAAGTTGGCACCGGAGATCGTTCTGGTAGGATAAGGACATACAACTATCCGCAAAACCGCATAAGCGATCACCGTATAAATTTAACACTTTACCGCCTTGATGCGATTATGGCTGCGGGATTATTTGACGAGATCGTCGAGCCACTTATTACGCATTATCAAGCAGAAGCTATGCTAGAAGCTGGTATTTAA
- the lspA gene encoding signal peptidase II, protein MRKSLVKFFIAFFIIFIVDQAIKMIFIDGFSWEGEFFSLVLTYNKGVAFSMFAFLDEWLKFIQIALILGVFVYLVVEKKLLCSHAIWLGALLGAGSSNITDRFIHGGVVDYVFWHKWFNFAVFNFADVIIDLCVVMILWQSFRKRRESGK, encoded by the coding sequence ATGCGTAAAAGCTTGGTTAAATTTTTCATAGCGTTTTTTATTATTTTTATCGTTGATCAAGCGATAAAAATGATATTTATAGATGGTTTTTCGTGGGAGGGCGAGTTTTTCTCGCTAGTGCTTACATATAATAAGGGCGTTGCATTTTCGATGTTTGCCTTTTTAGATGAGTGGCTGAAATTTATCCAGATCGCCCTCATTTTAGGCGTTTTTGTCTATCTAGTTGTTGAGAAAAAACTGCTTTGCTCGCATGCCATTTGGCTTGGAGCTTTGCTAGGAGCTGGTAGCTCAAATATCACAGATAGATTTATCCATGGCGGCGTCGTGGATTACGTCTTTTGGCACAAGTGGTTTAACTTTGCGGTCTTTAACTTCGCTGACGTGATAATCGATCTTTGCGTCGTGATGATACTTTGGCAAAGTTTTAGAAAAAGGAGAGAGAGTGGGAAATAA
- the gdhA gene encoding NADP-specific glutamate dehydrogenase, which translates to MSEYIEKTMEWIKKTNPGQGVFVQAATEVLNSLEPLIKRESKYQKHAILERIVIPERTVIFRVTYTGDDGRPQVNNGYRVQFNSAVGPYKGGIRLHPSVDLGVLKFLGFEQIFKNSLTGVNIGGAKGGSTFDPKGKSEGEIMRFCQAFMSELYRHIGNTVDVPAGDIGVGAREIGYMFGQYKKLTGRFDGILTGKGLNWGGSLARTEATGYGLVYFTQNMLKKAGLGLEGKKCSISGSGNVAIYTVEKLYQVGALPITVSDSNGYVYDAEGIDLAVLKELKEVKRARLSEYVKFRPNAKYVSVSEYKEGRNGVWDVPCDGAFPCATQNELHLVDIKTLYANGCRFVAEGANMPSTLDAINFMLAQKDFYFAPAKAANAGGVGTSGLEMMQNAGMTSWSFEEVDRRLHGIMNHIFELSYETSKEFGDEGNLVLGSNIAGFRKVADAMIEQGYV; encoded by the coding sequence ATGAGCGAGTACATCGAAAAAACGATGGAGTGGATAAAAAAGACCAATCCGGGTCAAGGCGTCTTTGTCCAGGCTGCGACCGAGGTGCTAAACAGCCTCGAGCCGCTTATAAAAAGAGAAAGCAAGTACCAAAAACACGCGATCCTAGAGCGCATCGTGATACCCGAGCGCACGGTGATCTTTCGCGTCACGTACACGGGCGACGACGGTAGACCGCAGGTAAATAACGGCTACCGCGTACAGTTTAACTCAGCCGTGGGTCCCTATAAAGGCGGCATCAGACTGCATCCTAGCGTGGATCTTGGCGTGCTAAAATTTCTAGGATTTGAGCAAATTTTTAAAAACTCGCTCACGGGCGTAAATATCGGCGGCGCAAAAGGCGGCAGCACCTTTGATCCAAAAGGCAAGAGCGAGGGCGAGATAATGCGCTTTTGCCAAGCGTTTATGAGTGAGCTATACCGCCACATCGGCAACACCGTAGACGTACCGGCAGGCGATATCGGCGTGGGCGCGCGCGAGATCGGCTATATGTTTGGGCAGTATAAAAAACTCACGGGCAGATTTGACGGCATCCTAACTGGCAAAGGCCTAAACTGGGGCGGCAGCCTAGCGCGCACGGAGGCAACCGGATACGGACTGGTCTATTTTACGCAAAATATGCTAAAAAAAGCAGGACTGGGACTAGAGGGCAAAAAATGCAGCATAAGCGGTAGCGGAAACGTCGCCATATACACGGTAGAAAAGCTCTATCAAGTAGGCGCGCTGCCTATCACGGTTTCTGATTCAAACGGATACGTTTACGACGCAGAGGGCATCGATCTAGCCGTACTTAAAGAGCTAAAAGAAGTAAAACGCGCGCGCCTTAGCGAATACGTCAAATTTAGACCGAACGCAAAATACGTAAGCGTGAGCGAGTACAAAGAGGGCAGAAACGGCGTGTGGGACGTGCCGTGCGATGGAGCGTTTCCGTGCGCGACGCAAAACGAGCTTCACCTAGTCGACATCAAGACGCTCTACGCTAACGGCTGTCGCTTCGTGGCTGAGGGCGCAAATATGCCAAGCACGCTTGATGCGATAAATTTTATGCTAGCGCAAAAGGATTTTTACTTCGCTCCAGCAAAAGCAGCAAACGCTGGCGGTGTGGGAACAAGTGGTCTTGAGATGATGCAAAATGCTGGCATGACTTCGTGGAGTTTCGAGGAGGTCGATCGCAGACTTCATGGCATTATGAATCACATCTTTGAACTAAGCTACGAAACTAGTAAAGAGTTTGGCGATGAGGGCAACCTAGTGCTTGGCTCAAATATCGCGGGCTTTAGAAAAGTGGCCGATGCGATGATAGAGCAAGGGTATGTGTAG
- the infC gene encoding translation initiation factor IF-3: MSKENEVLLNEDIRAREVRCVGDDGTAYGVISRDEALEISNRLGLDLVLIAPDAKPPVCKIMDYGKFRYQQEKKQKEAKKKQKTIEIKEIKLSVKIAQNDINYKVKHASEFLQDGKHVKFRVFLKGREMSTPEAGVAMLEKVWEMIKNEADRDKEPIIEGRYVNMLVTPKKG, translated from the coding sequence TTGAGTAAGGAAAATGAAGTATTGCTCAATGAGGACATAAGGGCGAGAGAGGTAAGATGTGTAGGAGATGATGGCACTGCGTATGGTGTCATCTCAAGAGATGAGGCTTTAGAGATCTCAAATAGGCTTGGGCTTGACCTGGTGCTTATAGCACCAGATGCGAAGCCACCAGTTTGCAAGATAATGGACTATGGTAAATTCCGTTATCAGCAAGAGAAAAAGCAAAAAGAGGCCAAGAAAAAGCAAAAAACCATCGAGATAAAAGAGATAAAACTCTCTGTCAAGATCGCCCAAAACGATATAAACTACAAGGTTAAACACGCAAGCGAGTTTTTGCAAGATGGCAAACACGTTAAATTTCGTGTCTTTTTAAAGGGTCGCGAGATGAGTACTCCAGAAGCTGGTGTAGCTATGCTTGAGAAGGTCTGGGAAATGATAAAAAATGAAGCTGATCGCGACAAAGAGCCTATAATAGAAGGTCGTTATGTAAATATGCTTGTAACTCCAAAAAAGGGTTAA
- a CDS encoding NINE protein, producing the protein MGNNIYVAYALWLLTGWLGAHRIYLGKFITGFLMMGLFFIGYSLQIILIGYLFLAIWGIWWIIDAFLVGAYVEKNLQKVELKERLKLKDKEEDLKRLYELFENGAISKAEFEARKEILFR; encoded by the coding sequence GTGGGAAATAATATCTACGTCGCATACGCTCTTTGGCTACTTACTGGCTGGCTTGGGGCGCATAGAATTTACCTTGGTAAATTTATCACTGGCTTTTTGATGATGGGACTATTTTTTATCGGTTACTCTTTGCAAATCATTCTCATTGGTTATTTATTCTTGGCTATTTGGGGCATTTGGTGGATCATCGATGCATTTTTAGTTGGCGCTTATGTCGAGAAAAATTTACAAAAAGTCGAGCTAAAAGAGAGACTAAAACTAAAAGATAAAGAAGAGGACTTAAAAAGGCTTTACGAGCTTTTTGAGAATGGTGCGATCAGCAAGGCTGAATTTGAAGCTAGAAAAGAGATACTTTTTAGATAA
- a CDS encoding replication/maintenance protein RepL, translating to MNEEIYKAIIGEKKVEIINLLVKSCDENGFIMLKISDICEKLNVSKPTVISTFKLLEEKKIFERVKNGVYRFKNL from the coding sequence ATGAATGAAGAAATTTATAAGGCAATAATTGGCGAGAAAAAGGTAGAAATTATAAATTTGCTAGTTAAAAGCTGTGATGAAAATGGCTTTATTATGCTTAAAATTTCAGACATTTGCGAAAAGCTAAATGTAAGCAAACCAACCGTGATAAGCACGTTTAAGTTGCTTGAAGAGAAGAAAATTTTTGAACGAGTAAAAAACGGAGTTTATAGATTTAAAAATTTATAG
- a CDS encoding TOBE domain-containing protein codes for MSISARNQLNVEITEVRTGTVNSLISAKLAGGEVLKATVTVDSEKGLDLKVGKKAIFLFKASSVIVSKDDSIKLSATNQIKGVVSEIKDGAVNAEVIIDVNGSKISAIITRESVSSLALKAGDKVTAIIKATQIIVGVK; via the coding sequence ATGTCAATAAGTGCAAGAAATCAACTAAATGTTGAGATCACAGAGGTAAGAACAGGTACGGTAAATTCGCTAATATCTGCTAAGCTTGCAGGCGGTGAGGTGCTAAAAGCAACTGTTACGGTTGATAGTGAAAAAGGTCTTGATCTTAAAGTTGGTAAAAAAGCTATATTTTTATTCAAAGCTTCAAGCGTTATCGTTTCAAAAGATGACAGCATCAAGCTTAGTGCAACAAACCAAATCAAAGGTGTTGTTAGCGAGATAAAAGACGGAGCTGTAAATGCTGAAGTTATTATCGATGTAAATGGAAGTAAAATTTCTGCTATCATCACAAGAGAGTCAGTTAGCAGCCTAGCATTAAAAGCAGGAGATAAAGTAACTGCAATTATCAAAGCAACTCAAATCATAGTTGGTGTTAAATAA
- the glmM gene encoding phosphoglucosamine mutase: MKLFGTDGVRGKAGEKLSAQTSMRLAMAAGIYFRKTSATNVILVGKDTRKSGYMIETAIVAGLTAVGYNVLQIGPMPTPAIAFLTENMRCDAGIMISASHNPYYDNGIKFFDSFGNKLDEKIEAEIEKIFYDDELIANAQKTMTEIGANKRIDDVIGRYIVQIKNSFPKELNLKNLRVVLDVANGAAYKVAPTVFSELGADVIVINDEPNGSNINQNCGALHPEDLASEVKRLRADIGFAFDGDADRLVVVDENGEVVHGDAILGSLAAFLHEQKALKGGAIVATVMSNAALDDYLKAHKIKLLRSNVGDKYVLEMMKENGINFGGEQSGHVIFNDYAKTGDGLVTSMQVVAMMLKKGKKASEIFGELKPYPQILLNLKITEKKPLDKIEGLKELEASLAKEGIRSLFRYSGTENLIRLLLEGKNQTLVEKRMDEVEKFFVKALNA; this comes from the coding sequence ATGAAACTATTTGGAACAGATGGTGTTCGTGGCAAGGCAGGCGAAAAGCTCTCAGCTCAAACATCTATGCGTCTTGCAATGGCAGCTGGAATTTATTTTAGAAAGACTTCAGCGACAAATGTGATTTTGGTTGGAAAAGATACTAGAAAGAGCGGCTATATGATCGAAACTGCCATCGTTGCGGGGCTAACTGCAGTTGGCTACAACGTCCTTCAAATAGGCCCTATGCCAACGCCTGCGATTGCATTTTTAACAGAAAATATGCGCTGTGACGCTGGCATAATGATAAGCGCCTCACACAACCCATACTACGATAACGGCATCAAATTTTTTGATAGCTTTGGCAACAAACTAGATGAAAAAATAGAAGCCGAGATAGAAAAAATTTTTTACGACGACGAGCTCATCGCAAACGCCCAAAAAACGATGACAGAGATCGGCGCAAACAAGAGGATCGATGATGTTATCGGCAGATATATCGTGCAGATCAAAAATTCATTCCCAAAAGAGCTAAATTTAAAGAATTTACGAGTAGTTTTAGACGTGGCAAACGGAGCTGCTTACAAGGTCGCACCAACTGTATTTAGCGAGCTTGGAGCTGATGTTATCGTCATAAACGACGAGCCAAATGGTAGCAACATTAACCAAAATTGTGGCGCGCTTCATCCAGAAGATCTAGCAAGCGAAGTAAAAAGGCTTCGTGCCGACATCGGCTTTGCATTTGACGGCGATGCTGATAGGCTTGTAGTAGTTGACGAAAACGGCGAAGTTGTGCATGGCGATGCGATACTTGGCTCGTTGGCTGCATTTTTGCACGAGCAAAAGGCGCTAAAAGGCGGAGCCATCGTGGCTACGGTAATGAGTAACGCCGCACTTGATGACTATCTAAAAGCTCATAAGATCAAATTACTTCGCTCAAACGTAGGCGATAAATACGTGCTTGAGATGATGAAAGAAAATGGCATAAATTTTGGCGGTGAGCAAAGCGGTCACGTGATATTTAACGACTACGCTAAAACTGGCGACGGCCTTGTTACCTCAATGCAAGTTGTTGCGATGATGCTTAAAAAAGGTAAAAAAGCTAGCGAAATTTTTGGTGAGCTAAAGCCATATCCACAAATTTTGCTAAATTTAAAGATCACAGAGAAAAAGCCGCTTGATAAGATAGAGGGGCTAAAAGAGCTTGAGGCTAGCCTCGCAAAAGAGGGCATAAGATCGCTATTTAGATACTCTGGCACTGAAAATTTGATCAGACTTTTGCTTGAAGGTAAAAATCAAACTTTAGTTGAAAAACGCATGGATGAAGTTGAGAAATTTTTTGTAAAAGCCCTAAATGCGTAA
- a CDS encoding acetyl-CoA carboxylase subunit A, translating into MIHKILIANRGEIAVRIVRACRDLHIQSVGIYTAPDSECLHVRIADEAYQVGEDPIKGYLDAKAIVKLAKECGADAIHPGYGFLSENYEFAKAVEDAGLIFIGPKAEVIRKMGDKNIARYLMKRNGIPIVPGTEKLNDESMDAIKEHARRIGYPVILKASGGGGGRGIREVWQEEDMQDAFESCTREAKTYFNNDEVFMEKLVVNPRHIEFQILGDNYGNIIHLCERDCSIQRRHQKIIEIAPCPSISENLRKIMGVTAVAAAKAVGYSNVGTIEFLLDDYNNFYFMEMNTRIQVEHGITEEITGHDLVVRQIRIAAGEILEIEQSDIKPRGYAIEARITAENVWENFIPAPGTIEGYYPALGPSVRVDSHVYKDYTIPPFYDSLIAKLIVKATDYDLAVNKLERALEEFTIEGVRTIIPFLLTISKSKEFRRGFFDTSYVEKNLKTILENTYDDMNKEPNDDLEEVIVEAIKRYKKKR; encoded by the coding sequence ATGATACATAAAATTCTTATCGCAAATCGTGGTGAGATCGCAGTTAGGATAGTCAGAGCTTGTAGGGATTTACACATCCAAAGCGTAGGAATTTACACAGCACCAGACAGCGAATGCTTGCATGTAAGGATCGCTGATGAGGCCTATCAAGTGGGCGAAGATCCGATCAAAGGCTATCTTGATGCCAAAGCTATCGTAAAGCTTGCTAAAGAGTGCGGAGCTGACGCGATACACCCAGGATACGGCTTTTTAAGCGAAAACTACGAATTTGCAAAGGCGGTCGAGGACGCTGGGCTTATCTTTATCGGTCCAAAGGCTGAAGTGATAAGAAAAATGGGTGATAAAAATATCGCAAGATACCTAATGAAGAGAAACGGCATACCAATCGTTCCAGGTACAGAAAAGCTAAATGACGAGAGCATGGACGCCATAAAAGAGCACGCTAGACGTATCGGCTATCCAGTCATTTTAAAAGCAAGCGGTGGTGGTGGTGGACGTGGCATCAGAGAAGTTTGGCAAGAAGAAGATATGCAAGACGCCTTTGAGTCGTGTACTAGAGAGGCAAAGACCTACTTTAATAACGATGAAGTTTTTATGGAGAAGCTTGTCGTAAATCCTCGCCACATCGAGTTTCAAATTTTAGGCGATAACTACGGCAACATCATCCACCTTTGCGAGCGCGACTGCTCTATCCAAAGGCGCCACCAAAAGATCATCGAGATCGCACCATGCCCATCTATCAGCGAAAATTTAAGAAAGATCATGGGTGTAACCGCAGTGGCCGCTGCAAAGGCTGTGGGCTACTCAAATGTAGGAACGATCGAGTTTTTGCTAGATGACTACAATAACTTTTACTTCATGGAGATGAACACCCGTATCCAAGTGGAGCACGGCATCACTGAAGAGATCACAGGCCACGACCTAGTCGTTAGACAGATAAGGATCGCAGCTGGTGAAATTTTAGAGATCGAGCAAAGCGACATCAAACCACGAGGCTACGCGATAGAGGCAAGGATCACGGCTGAAAATGTCTGGGAGAATTTCATCCCAGCACCAGGCACGATCGAGGGCTACTACCCAGCCCTTGGCCCATCTGTGCGTGTCGATAGCCACGTCTATAAAGACTACACCATACCGCCATTTTATGACTCTTTGATCGCAAAGCTGATCGTAAAGGCGACTGATTACGACCTAGCGGTAAATAAGCTTGAAAGAGCGCTTGAAGAATTTACTATCGAGGGCGTGCGAACGATCATCCCATTTTTGCTAACGATCAGCAAAAGCAAGGAGTTTAGAAGAGGATTTTTCGATACTAGCTACGTTGAGAAAAACTTAAAAACTATCCTTGAAAATACCTACGACGACATGAATAAAGAGCCAAACGACGATCTAGAAGAAGTCATCGTAGAGGCGATAAAAAGATATAAAAAGAAGAGATAA
- a CDS encoding CopD family protein — protein sequence MAEYYLYLKYLHYLFFISWMAVLFYQPRLYVYHVENMDKPDFVKVVEVMEYKMYHYIGWVALIGSFFTGILILIAMPDLIKTGHIHVKILVVILMAIYHLDLGRYMKQLKEKRCNKSGIFFRAYNEVPTIAMLIIIWVMIVNPF from the coding sequence ATGGCAGAATATTATCTTTACTTAAAATACCTCCACTATTTGTTTTTCATCTCGTGGATGGCAGTGCTGTTTTATCAGCCAAGGCTCTACGTTTATCACGTAGAAAACATGGATAAGCCAGACTTTGTAAAAGTGGTCGAAGTGATGGAGTATAAGATGTATCACTACATCGGTTGGGTCGCACTCATTGGCTCATTTTTCACTGGCATTTTGATACTTATCGCGATGCCTGATCTTATAAAAACTGGTCACATCCATGTTAAAATTTTGGTTGTCATCTTAATGGCTATCTATCACCTAGACCTTGGACGCTACATGAAGCAGCTCAAAGAAAAACGCTGTAACAAAAGTGGCATCTTCTTTAGAGCTTACAACGAAGTGCCAACTATCGCGATGCTTATCATTATCTGGGTCATGATAGTAAATCCATTTTAA
- the rpsT gene encoding 30S ribosomal protein S20 — translation MANHKSAEKRARQTIKRTERNRFYRTRLKNITKAVRVAVEARDLNAANEALKVANKSIHSFVSRGFLKKQTAARRVSRLAQLVNTLKAA, via the coding sequence ATGGCAAACCATAAATCTGCTGAAAAAAGAGCTAGACAAACTATAAAAAGAACAGAAAGAAATAGATTTTACCGCACAAGACTTAAAAACATCACAAAAGCAGTGCGTGTAGCCGTAGAAGCTAGAGATCTAAATGCTGCAAATGAAGCTTTAAAAGTTGCTAACAAAAGCATCCATAGCTTCGTAAGTAGAGGCTTTTTGAAGAAACAAACTGCTGCTCGCCGTGTTAGCCGCCTTGCACAATTAGTAAATACTCTAAAAGCTGCTTAA